The genomic DNA GTAGTCCGTCCACACCTTGGGCCAACCCTGCGCGCCCCACGTCCCGTCCTTCACCTGCGCCAGGAACCGCGACACCATGGCGTCGATCGCCGCCTCCGTCAGGGTCTCCTCGTCCAGCAGCAACGCCTTCAGGGACGGGTCGCTCACCTTCTGCGAAAAGGAATCCATGCAACGAAAAATTCAGGCAAATCGAATTCACACTTTTCTTGTTGTAGCAGATACTAACTACTAAGTAGTAACTTTTCTGGTCATCATCCAAACTTTCTTTAACTAGCTGCTCGTGTCATTATTAACTGATGTGAATCGATGTGTTGTTTGATGCGAACACCGGTGATTCAGTTTGGTCCAATAACAATGCCAAGTCAAGAAATATTCATGAAAGGGAAAAGTCTATTTTACACCCTCGAACTAGCACGATggtccgattttcaacccttaactacgaaaccgggtaaccAGCATCCTCGAACTGTCCAAACCGGGTGAAATACAACCTTGATCACTGTAGCAAGCGGATTTCAAGAcggttttgctgacgtggcatatgggacccacatgtcagctcCTACAcactttcttctctttcaatgaCATGTGGACCCCTCTCCTGCTTCGTCATCaccacccctccctctcctgcgagccgccgccgccatgctctCTTGCCCGAGCTCGGGCCGCCATGCTTGGGCGCTCGGCCGCGAGCTCTCCACGGGCCCCTCTCCTGCTCTGCCATCGCCACCCAAGCTTGGGCCGCCATGGGCGCTCGACCGGCCGTGAGCACGCTGTGGGGCCCCTCTCCTGCTCCGCCACAGCCACCCCTCCCTCTCATGCGAGCTTGCCGCGTCGCGGGCGCGGCCGGCCCTAGGCGCCTTCGTCTTCCTTCCTCTATCGGAGCAGTGCGGCGGGTGGGGGCCGGAGCAACACGGCGGATGGGGGGCGTGGCCCGGAGTTCCCGCCCCAAGGCTGCCGCCTGGAGGCGCTAATCTGGCGGTGGATTGGAGCACGACGGGGAGGAAAAGGAGGTGCGACCGGGCGGCCCCACggtggcggctggaggcgaTGGCGGCCACAGCGGTTGAGACGGGGGGAGGCCCGGTGGCCTGGCAGAGGAGGCGGCATAGGCTGCGGCGGCCGgacagaggaggcggaggctgcggcagccggcggcagCAGGGGGCGGCGACGCAGGCCCGCGGCAGCAGAAGAGCAGCGCCGGTGGCAACGGCTGCAGCAGGGGGTGGTGACGCAGGCCTACGGCAGCAGGGAGCCGCACTGCCAGCCGCCGCTCGTCCATGCCCTGTGGACATGCCGCACGCGGACGCGGCTCGCCGGGACCAGTCGGCCCCGCTGCTGCCCCCGCTCCATGCCCGCTTCCCGCCCGCCGCTCTACGGCCGCGCTGCGTAGCCGTGCCACCCACGTGCGGCTCGCCGGGAccagtggcgacggcggcggaggaggagcaggggagcgatggaggtggcggaggagcaggagagcgagggtggcggaggaggagcaggagagcGAGGATGGCCGAGCATGAGGCGGAGGTGGGCACGGATGAGGACGTGGCGAGGACGGCCGGGCGCGAGCGGAGGCGGACGCGACGAGGGCGGCCGGGCAAGagagcatggcggcggcggctcgcaggagagggaggggtggtGATGACGAAGCAGGAGAGGGGTCCACATGtcattgaaagagaagaaagtgTGTAGgagctgacatgtgggtcccatatgccacgtcagcaaaaccgcCTTGAAATCCGCTTGCTACAGTGATCAAAGTTGTATTTCAACCGGTTTGGACAGTTCGAGGACGCTggttacccggtttcgtagttaagggttgaaaatcggaccATCGTGCTAGTTGGATGGTGTAAAATAGACTTTTCCCttcatgaaattttgcacagGGTAACTCTGTTTTTGCAGCTCCTGAAGTACTAGTCATTTTACCACTTAAGTACTGTCTAAAAGTGTGACGGATAGGGTCACAAACTCACAATGCAGCGGTTATATTTGTTTATGAACCAAAACGGAACTACTAGTTACATTGCTAGGTCATCTGAAGAAACAAACGTAAACAGTTGCGGGGCACTTACGTTGAGAAGGCCGAGCTGCGAGCTGATGTTGAGGATCCTGCTGGTGGCCGGGGACTGCCGGAACAGCGGCAGGAGCGCTTCCGTGAGCATCTTGGCGCCGTAGAAGTTGGTCCGGAGGACCGTCTCGGCGTGCTCCACCGAGTTGGTGTCGATCTCGTTGAAGGACACGGCGGCGTTGTTCACCTGCACAGAAACGAACAGAGCAAAAGACAGGGACACCGGAAAGTTCAGTGACctccaaagagcaagcaaaaGTGGAGGCGTTGGAGGGCCTGCAACCGCAACAGCTCTTTCCATGGAGCTTTCGAGTGGACCAGTGACTTGTGTAGTTGTGTTAGGAGTATGGTGATGCACGACGACGATGGCTTTTCCCTCTCCACCGGAGCGTCGAGTCTGAACTGGGCTTGTGGAAAGCTTTCCGATTGCCTCCATGGCTCTATGGGCTACCAGGGAACGGATGGAGACCGATTGGACCGAACCTTGAAAAATCCAAACtcgtacttttttttttggaaaagaacGAATGGTATTATCACTGTATGAATGGATCTATGATTGACGCCAGCACATAGCCTGAACCTGGCCCAGCCTATGCACTGCTCATGCAATAGCCAACAGTACACACACCTTCGACCACTCAGCCCGATCGTGCCTTGGCATCCAGTGATTGGGTCTCATCTTGTTACAGGATCACAGCGCTACGGTGAAAAATTGTTTCCTTCGAGCAACATGTTGCGCATGCAAGAAgttgcgagagcttgtgtgtgaTCGGCCATCGCTGTCGATCCCTAGTCTGCACGGCCGCGGCCAGAGCCGGCCGAAAGCTACTCGAACCTGAATAGTAAACCTACCGGATTCCGCATGCAAATCCTTCACGATTTCTCCGAAACTGTCGTGATCGAGTACCCAGTTTGGTCTCCGGACTCGAGCCGATCGCTAAGTTCGCAACCAGCTACTTGGCGCGTGTACAGCGCCAGGTTAGTGACGGCAAATGGCCTCCTCGCCAGTCGTCACGGAACAGGCGTCGCTGTcacggaggggaggggaaggccAGGTCGGAAGCGGAGGTCGCCGggcagcggccggcgccgcgccagTTGGGGCCCCGGCGCGGTTGCCGGCCGCACGCCTTTGCCCTTCCCCTCGGCCCGGGACGCGAGCGCGACGTGACGGTTTGATTCGTCTGGTCGCTGGCGTGCGCGCCGGGGCCATGTCCATGTGGGCGTGTAATGGGAGGAGGCCTGCCCCGGCTGCCGCCGAAGCTCTGAGCTTGCATTAATGGGTGGCGACACGTATCGAGGGGGCAGTGGATGGATGCGTGCGCATGGCTTTGCTGGTGCGTGCGGCAAGCGATGAGGTGGAACCGTGGAAGCGGTTCGGGCTGTGGAAAGCGGGAGACGGGCGGCCCCTGGCACTGCTGGCTTCCTGCTGAAATTTCGGAGGAGTTGCGCGGAGTTCCTGCGATCCTCCGGTCGTCGGAAAACACGGCCGGGGGGAAAAGGCGGCGGGGGCTTTGCTTTCTCTTACCAGGATGTCGAGGCCGCCGACGGCGTCGCGGAGCCAGGCGGCGAactcggcgacggaggcggcgtcGGAGACGTCGAGCCTGCGGAAGGCGACGGCGAGCccgcgcgcgcggagcggggccgcggcggcctccccgcgcgcgccgTCCCGCGCGGTGAGCACCACGGTGAGCCCGTGCTCCGCcaggcgcgcggcgagggcgtgCCCGATGCCCCGGTTCGCGCCCGTCACCACGGCCACCGTCTCCCTCGACCACCAGGCCCTGCGCGCGGAGGCACGGCCAGGTCAAGCTCGCTGCCAGGCGACAGGCGTGGCGCCGCAGCACGCCCTGCGGCGGGACCCGAGGACAGGAATGCGTGCGCGCTGGACCAGGacgagagaggaagagagggatAGGGTAGCAGAGGTTACCCGGCCGGAGGTAACTCCTTGGTGCTCGAGTAGTCCATCGAGCTGGAGACGGGGTAGGCGACGGTGGGCGTGCTGGGAGCGCGGGTGGGAGGCCGTTCGGAGCAGGGAGACGGGAGGTATTTATACAGACATTGTGGGCTGCTGGCGCCCTCCGAGTCAGACGGCGGGGGGCTCCGGCTGCAACCGCCGCCTGCTGCAGTCTGCAGACTGGAGTGCAGGCTCACAGGAGCTGGGACTCGGGAGCTCGATCGGACCAGTGGACCCAGAGCACACGAGTTGCACGtgccccgcggccgcgcgctCGTGCCTGCTCCGGCCACCGGGCGGGTGCACGATCGACTATTCAACTGCTCAACTGGTGCCCGGTGCCCGGTGGTATACTGGTATACGGTGTACCTCGAGAAAGCTGACCCCGACGAACGGAAccttggccgtgtttggataaAACAACGAAAACTTTTgtacaaaaagacgaatgcatgcatgaagtactaaacgaagtttatttgcaaaacctttttagaaatgggtgtaacttttcgagacgaatctaatgagccaaatttcatcatgattggctacagtgatgctacagtaactgcgCTCAATCATCCTttaatcgtacggtcaaagacctcattagctagagtacctgctacagtaccacagttgtggtggtaattttgtaattaaactttatttaatactactaattagtagtcaaagcttcatttctctctcaccaaaatttttctaccctccaaccaaacatggcccttTATTCGCGAGCCTTTTGCCCTCGGGCGCCGGCATGGCAGGCTGGCTCGATGGGTGGTTACTAGCTAGTTAGGCACCTACTCCTAGTACAAAGCGTGGTACCATACCAAGCAAGCACCAGGCCAGGCAGGGCAGTTTGGTTTTTTACCGACACGTTtctcgagaagagaatctcacATATATAGAGTactaagggcctgtttggctccaggactttttccaaaagtccctatcacatcaaaaggaatcttactattttatattattaaataaaatctgtttataaatgttttttgacagctgagtgctttttcgcgagacgaatctaatgagcctaattaatcgatgattggctacagtgatgctacagtaaccattcgctaatcatagattaagatacatcattagattcgtctcgcagtttagccccagggttctgcagttagttttataattaatatttatttaatacttctaaatactaaaaagtccctaggacttttttgaagtccctcaatctaaacaccccctaaatAAAGTcttgcaaaattttttcagggatgggtgtaactttccgagatgaatctaatgacggtaattaattgatgatttgctacattgatgttacagtaactatcctctaatcacgcggtcaaatgcctctttagattcgtctcgcgatttacacggagagttgtggaggtggttttgtaattaggcttcgtttactactctaaattagtggtcaaaggtgcTACAGTAATTTCATGTTttttaaccaaacacggccctgaCCGGCAAGTGGGATTCACCGTCACGCGCCAGCATTAGAATGTTAGGTGGTCGCTAGCAGCGgtagcgccgcgccgccggcggccgggggtggACGGAGGCGGCATAGTTTAGTGCCAGCGCCGGCCATACGTTCGGCGGCCTCGGCATAGAAAATGCGCCGTCGTGGAGCAgctcgacgacgaggcctgaaaACGCCGAAAGCACTTGCCTAACCGGGGCAGAAGGGCTGCCTGCTCCTGTCAGCTCAACTCGGGAACACCGTGCCCAATCCCCTGGACGCCCGGTAACCACCGCCTTCTCCGTGGCCGCTCCATCAGTTGCCCGTGATTGTCTTGGTGGCCGCACATGGACGGGCTCCGCGACCGCGACCTTCTTGTTTGGGCTAGTGGCAAGGCCACTTGGCGTCATGCCGCGCACGTAGCCCGCCGCAACACGGAGGCTCGTCGTCAAAGCCGGCATCACCATCGCCATCGGGGCTAAGTTTCCTCGAGGGAACGCGTCCGGGCCGGGGTCGGGATCAGGGGACTTCCTGGTCCAGGGCAAGAAATTGAGACCCTCCTTTTTGCGGTCACCGATGGATGGTTGCTCCGCCTCCGTCAAAGAGGAAACTTCGGCTTGGAGCGAAGCGCGCCTATGGTCGGTCTGGTCAGACAGTCAGTGTCCAGAGAGAGTTATCCAAGCCAGTAGCCAAGCAAGGTCTGGTCAGTGTCAAAGTCTTTTAACCTTGGCAGCCACACCACACGTACGGGAGGGTTGGGCTTCGTCACCTGTCACGCAGAGTTGTCAAAGATGTTAACCGTGAGAGCTCGGTGGTTTGGCCAATTTTTATTGTTGCCTGATAGGTCACGGAGTTAGCTGATGTGCTGCTTGTCTGTTGTCTTCTTTCGGGAAAAGGGGATTGCTGACTCGAGAGCTGTATTTC from Panicum virgatum strain AP13 chromosome 7N, P.virgatum_v5, whole genome shotgun sequence includes the following:
- the LOC120683293 gene encoding (+)-neomenthol dehydrogenase-like, which codes for MDYSSTKELPPAGAWWSRETVAVVTGANRGIGHALAARLAEHGLTVVLTARDGARGEAAAAPLRARGLAVAFRRLDVSDAASVAEFAAWLRDAVGGLDILVNNAAVSFNEIDTNSVEHAETVLRTNFYGAKMLTEALLPLFRQSPATSRILNISSQLGLLNKVSDPSLKALLLDEETLTEAAIDAMVSRFLAQVKDGTWGAQGWPKVWTDYSVSKLALNAYSRLQARRLQARGARVSVNCFCPGFTRTDMTRGWGKRTAEEAADVGARLALLPPGELPTGAFFKWCTPQPYSKL